A stretch of Equus caballus isolate H_3958 breed thoroughbred chromosome 11, TB-T2T, whole genome shotgun sequence DNA encodes these proteins:
- the TMC6 gene encoding transmembrane channel-like protein 6 isoform X6: MAQPPAFVFNVPETPEDQGQDPSPYDESEVHDSFHQLIQEQSLRAAEEGLELRVLPQREPGPETLGASGSGHQALLGPEGVPDYSTATLRILASMPSRTIGRSRGAILSQYYNRTVRLRRRGSRPPLGGVGRSARPSLRLYDLELDPTAFQEEEKRTLLVKELQGLTVTQRDHMLRGMPLSLAEKRSLREESWTQSGKQRGPQGRRGLLPCCSRLRYACGLGRFSHSVMYYGYYSNTTLNQLCGPPLDGSQCTPEAGGLPYNMPLAYLFTMGMSFFITCITLVYSMSRSFGESYRVGSTSGVHAITVFCSWDYKVTQKWPSRLQQDNIRTQLKELLAEWQLQQGPRSVWGRLRQVAILGFVWLLCLGTTLGCTLAVYAFSELMIKNPVSAEREWELLALPLVVCLLNLGAPYLYRGLAALERHDSPILEVYVAICRCVTRWGRWAFLGQGLCLPGAPPSASTPLVLRRNLILKMVILGILCYHWLGRRVGALKGQCWENFVGQELYRLMVMDFVFTLLDTLFGELVWRFISEKQRKKRGKPEFDIARNVLELIYGQTLTWLGVLFSPLLPAMQIMKLLVLFYVKKTSLMANCRAPRRPWLASHMSTVFVSLLCFPSFLGAAVFLCYAIWQVRPSSICGPFRTLDTMYEAGKVWVRHLEKAGPRVSWLPWIHRYLVENTFPIYLVSALLLAVIYLNIQVVKGQRKVICLLKEQISNEGEDKIFLINKLHSVYEGKERSRVGRAQEAEVPPTLPADERDAR, from the exons ATGGCCCAGCCGCCAGCCTTTGTCTTCAACGTCCCGGAGACCCCAGAGGACCAGGG CCAGGACCCCAGCCCCTATGATGAGAGCGAAGTGCACGACTCCTTCCACCAGCTCATTCAGGAGCAGAGCCTGCGGGCGGCTGAGGAGGGTCTGGAATTACGGGTCCTCCCCCAGAGGGAGCCGGGGCCCGAAACCCTGGGGGCCTCAG GCAGTGGCCACCAGGCCCTCCTGGGGCCCGAGGGTGTCCCTGACTACAGCACGGCCACGCTCCGCATCTTGGCCAGCATGCCCAGTCGCACCATTG GCCGCAGCCGAGGCGCCATCCTCTCCCAGTACTACAACCGCACGGTGAGGCTGCGGCGCAGGGGCAGCCGGCCCCCTCTGGGGGGTGTGGGGCGCTCCGCCCGGCCCAGCCTCCGCCTCTACGACCTGGAGCTGGACCCCACGGCCTTCCAGGAGGAGG AGAAGCGGACTCTCCTGGTGAAGGAGCTTCAGGGCCTGACAGTGACCCAGCGGGACCACATGCTCCGCGGGATGCCCTTGAGTCTGGCTGAGAAACGCTCCCTGCG GGAGGAGAGCTGGACCCAGAGCGGGAAGCAGAGGGGCCCGCAGGGCCGTCGAGGGCTCCTGCCCTGCTGTAGCCGGCTCCGATATGCCTGTGGCCTG GGCCGCTTCTCCCACTCCGTCATGTACTACGGCTACTACAGTAATACCACGCTGAACCAGCTGTGTGGCCCCCCACTGGATGGCAGCCAGTGCACCCCTGAGGCGGGGGGCCTGCCCTACAACATGCCCCTGGCTTACCTCTTCACCATGGGCATGTCCTTCTTTATCACCTGCATCACCCTGGTGTACAG CATGTCCCGCTCTTTTGGGGAGAGCTACCGGGTGGGCAGCACCTCGGGGGTCCACGCCATCACCGTTTTCTGCTCCTGGGACTACAAGGTGACTCAGAAATGGCCCTCGCGTCTGCAGCAGGACAACATCCGAACCCAGCTGAAG GAGCTGCTGGCTGAGTGGCAGCTGCAGCAGGGCCCACGGAGCGTGTGGGGGCGCCTGCGGCAGGTGGCTATCCTGGGGTTCGTGTGGCTGCTGTGCCTGGGGACCACGCTGGGCTGCACTTTGGCCGTCTACGCCTTCTCTGAGCTCATGATCAAG AACCCAGTGTCTGCTGAGCGGGAGTGGGAGCTGCTGGCCCTGCCCCTGGTGGTCTGCCTCCTCAACCTGGGGGCCCCCTACCTGTACCGTGGCCTGGCCGCCCTGGAGCGGCACGACTCCCCCATACTGGAGGTATACGTGGCCATCTGCAGGTGTGTGACCCGGTGGGGCAGGTGGGCCTTCCTGGGCCAAGGCCTCTGTCTCCCAGGTGCCCCTCCCTCGGCCTCCACACCTCTCGTCCTCCGCAGGAACCTCATCCTAAAGATGGTCATCCTAGGGATTCTTTGCTACCATTGGCTGGGCCGCAGGGTGGGCGCCCTGAAGGGCCAG TGCTGGGAGAACTTCGTGGGCCAGGAGCTGTACCGGCTCATGGTGATGGACTTCGTCTTCACGCTGCTGGACACGCTTTTCGGGGAGCTGGTGTGGAG GTTCATCTCTGAGAAGCAGCGTAAGAAGCGGGGGAAGCCAGAGTTCGACATTGCCCGCAATGTTCTAGAACTGATTTACGGGCAGACGCTGACCTG gctgggggtcCTCTTCTCGCCCCTCCTCCCTGCCATGCAGATCATGAAGCTGCTGGTCCTCTTCTATGTCAAGAAG ACGAGCCTGATGGCCAACTGCCGGGCGCCCCGCAGGCCCTGGCTGGCTTCCCACATGAGCACCGTCTTCGTGTCGCTGCTCTgcttcccctccttcctgggcGCTGCCGTCTTCCTCTGCTACGCCATCTGGCA agTGAGGCCCTCGAGCATCTGCGGCCCCTTCCGGACCCTGGACACCATGTATGAGGCGGGCAAGGTGTGGGTGCGCCACCTGGAGAAGGCGGGCCCCAGGGTCTCCTGGCTGCCCTGGATCCACCGGTACCTGGTGGAGAACACCTTCCCCATCTACCTGGTGTCGGCTCTGCTGCT GGCTGTGATCTACCTCAACATCCAGGTGGTGAAGGGCCAGCGCAAGGTCATCTGCCTCCTCAAGGAGCAGATCAGCAAC GAAGGGGAAGACAAAATCTTCTTAATCAACAAGCTTCACTCTGTCTacgaggggaaggagaggagcag GGTTGGGAGAGCCCAGGAGGCCGAGGTGCCCCCAACATTGCCTGCAGATGAGCGGGACGCCCGGTAG
- the TMC6 gene encoding transmembrane channel-like protein 6 isoform X7 yields MAQPPAFVFNVPETPEDQGQDPSPYDESEVHDSFHQLIQEQSLRAAEEGLELRVLPQREPGPETLGASELLDMSFCFVGSGHQALLGPEGVPDYSTATLRILASMPSRTIGRSRGAILSQYYNRTVRLRRRGSRPPLGGVGRSARPSLRLYDLELDPTAFQEEEKRTLLVKELQGLTVTQRDHMLRGMPLSLAEKRSLREESWTQSGKQRGPQGRRGLLPCCSRLRYACGLGRFSHSVMYYGYYSNTTLNQLCGPPLDGSQCTPEAGGLPYNMPLAYLFTMGMSFFITCITLVYSMSRSFGESYRVGSTSGVHAITVFCSWDYKVTQKWPSRLQQDNIRTQLKELLAEWQLQQGPRSVWGRLRQVAILGFVWLLCLGTTLGCTLAVYAFSELMIKNPVSAEREWELLALPLVVCLLNLGAPYLYRGLAALERHDSPILEVYVAICRNLILKMVILGILCYHWLGRRVGALKGQCWENFVGQELYRLMVMDFVFTLLDTLFGELVWRFISEKQRKKRGKPEFDIARNVLELIYGQTLTWLGVLFSPLLPAMQIMKLLVLFYVKKTSLMANCRAPRRPWLASHMSTVFVSLLCFPSFLGAAVFLCYAIWQVRPSSICGPFRTLDTMYEAGKVWVRHLEKAGPRVSWLPWIHRYLVENTFPIYLVSALLLAVIYLNIQVVKGQRKVICLLKEQISNEGEDKIFLINKLHSVYEGKERSRVGRAQEAEVPPTLPADERDAR; encoded by the exons ATGGCCCAGCCGCCAGCCTTTGTCTTCAACGTCCCGGAGACCCCAGAGGACCAGGG CCAGGACCCCAGCCCCTATGATGAGAGCGAAGTGCACGACTCCTTCCACCAGCTCATTCAGGAGCAGAGCCTGCGGGCGGCTGAGGAGGGTCTGGAATTACGGGTCCTCCCCCAGAGGGAGCCGGGGCCCGAAACCCTGGGGGCCTCAG AACTTCTGGACATGTCTTTCTGCTTTGTAGGCAGTGGCCACCAGGCCCTCCTGGGGCCCGAGGGTGTCCCTGACTACAGCACGGCCACGCTCCGCATCTTGGCCAGCATGCCCAGTCGCACCATTG GCCGCAGCCGAGGCGCCATCCTCTCCCAGTACTACAACCGCACGGTGAGGCTGCGGCGCAGGGGCAGCCGGCCCCCTCTGGGGGGTGTGGGGCGCTCCGCCCGGCCCAGCCTCCGCCTCTACGACCTGGAGCTGGACCCCACGGCCTTCCAGGAGGAGG AGAAGCGGACTCTCCTGGTGAAGGAGCTTCAGGGCCTGACAGTGACCCAGCGGGACCACATGCTCCGCGGGATGCCCTTGAGTCTGGCTGAGAAACGCTCCCTGCG GGAGGAGAGCTGGACCCAGAGCGGGAAGCAGAGGGGCCCGCAGGGCCGTCGAGGGCTCCTGCCCTGCTGTAGCCGGCTCCGATATGCCTGTGGCCTG GGCCGCTTCTCCCACTCCGTCATGTACTACGGCTACTACAGTAATACCACGCTGAACCAGCTGTGTGGCCCCCCACTGGATGGCAGCCAGTGCACCCCTGAGGCGGGGGGCCTGCCCTACAACATGCCCCTGGCTTACCTCTTCACCATGGGCATGTCCTTCTTTATCACCTGCATCACCCTGGTGTACAG CATGTCCCGCTCTTTTGGGGAGAGCTACCGGGTGGGCAGCACCTCGGGGGTCCACGCCATCACCGTTTTCTGCTCCTGGGACTACAAGGTGACTCAGAAATGGCCCTCGCGTCTGCAGCAGGACAACATCCGAACCCAGCTGAAG GAGCTGCTGGCTGAGTGGCAGCTGCAGCAGGGCCCACGGAGCGTGTGGGGGCGCCTGCGGCAGGTGGCTATCCTGGGGTTCGTGTGGCTGCTGTGCCTGGGGACCACGCTGGGCTGCACTTTGGCCGTCTACGCCTTCTCTGAGCTCATGATCAAG AACCCAGTGTCTGCTGAGCGGGAGTGGGAGCTGCTGGCCCTGCCCCTGGTGGTCTGCCTCCTCAACCTGGGGGCCCCCTACCTGTACCGTGGCCTGGCCGCCCTGGAGCGGCACGACTCCCCCATACTGGAGGTATACGTGGCCATCTGCAG GAACCTCATCCTAAAGATGGTCATCCTAGGGATTCTTTGCTACCATTGGCTGGGCCGCAGGGTGGGCGCCCTGAAGGGCCAG TGCTGGGAGAACTTCGTGGGCCAGGAGCTGTACCGGCTCATGGTGATGGACTTCGTCTTCACGCTGCTGGACACGCTTTTCGGGGAGCTGGTGTGGAG GTTCATCTCTGAGAAGCAGCGTAAGAAGCGGGGGAAGCCAGAGTTCGACATTGCCCGCAATGTTCTAGAACTGATTTACGGGCAGACGCTGACCTG gctgggggtcCTCTTCTCGCCCCTCCTCCCTGCCATGCAGATCATGAAGCTGCTGGTCCTCTTCTATGTCAAGAAG ACGAGCCTGATGGCCAACTGCCGGGCGCCCCGCAGGCCCTGGCTGGCTTCCCACATGAGCACCGTCTTCGTGTCGCTGCTCTgcttcccctccttcctgggcGCTGCCGTCTTCCTCTGCTACGCCATCTGGCA agTGAGGCCCTCGAGCATCTGCGGCCCCTTCCGGACCCTGGACACCATGTATGAGGCGGGCAAGGTGTGGGTGCGCCACCTGGAGAAGGCGGGCCCCAGGGTCTCCTGGCTGCCCTGGATCCACCGGTACCTGGTGGAGAACACCTTCCCCATCTACCTGGTGTCGGCTCTGCTGCT GGCTGTGATCTACCTCAACATCCAGGTGGTGAAGGGCCAGCGCAAGGTCATCTGCCTCCTCAAGGAGCAGATCAGCAAC GAAGGGGAAGACAAAATCTTCTTAATCAACAAGCTTCACTCTGTCTacgaggggaaggagaggagcag GGTTGGGAGAGCCCAGGAGGCCGAGGTGCCCCCAACATTGCCTGCAGATGAGCGGGACGCCCGGTAG
- the TMC6 gene encoding transmembrane channel-like protein 6 isoform X5, with protein MAQPPAFVFNVPETPEDQGQDPSPYDESEVHDSFHQLIQEQSLRAAEEGLELRVLPQREPGPETLGASELLDMSFCFVGSGHQALLGPEGVPDYSTATLRILASMPSRTIGRSRGAILSQYYNRTVRLRRRGSRPPLGGVGRSARPSLRLYDLELDPTAFQEEEKRTLLVKELQGLTVTQRDHMLRGMPLSLAEKRSLREESWTQSGKQRGPQGRRGLLPCCSRLRYACGLGRFSHSVMYYGYYSNTTLNQLCGPPLDGSQCTPEAGGLPYNMPLAYLFTMGMSFFITCITLVYSMSRSFGESYRVGSTSGVHAITVFCSWDYKVTQKWPSRLQQDNIRTQLKELLAEWQLQQGPRSVWGRLRQVAILGFVWLLCLGTTLGCTLAVYAFSELMIKNPVSAEREWELLALPLVVCLLNLGAPYLYRGLAALERHDSPILEVYVAICRCVTRWGRWAFLGQGLCLPGAPPSASTPLVLRRNLILKMVILGILCYHWLGRRVGALKGQCWENFVGQELYRLMVMDFVFTLLDTLFGELVWRFISEKQRKKRGKPEFDIARNVLELIYGQTLTWLGVLFSPLLPAMQIMKLLVLFYVKKTSLMANCRAPRRPWLASHMSTVFVSLLCFPSFLGAAVFLCYAIWQVRPSSICGPFRTLDTMYEAGKVWVRHLEKAGPRVSWLPWIHRYLVENTFPIYLVSALLLAVIYLNIQVVKGQRKVICLLKEQISNEGEDKIFLINKLHSVYEGKERSRVGRAQEAEVPPTLPADERDAR; from the exons ATGGCCCAGCCGCCAGCCTTTGTCTTCAACGTCCCGGAGACCCCAGAGGACCAGGG CCAGGACCCCAGCCCCTATGATGAGAGCGAAGTGCACGACTCCTTCCACCAGCTCATTCAGGAGCAGAGCCTGCGGGCGGCTGAGGAGGGTCTGGAATTACGGGTCCTCCCCCAGAGGGAGCCGGGGCCCGAAACCCTGGGGGCCTCAG AACTTCTGGACATGTCTTTCTGCTTTGTAGGCAGTGGCCACCAGGCCCTCCTGGGGCCCGAGGGTGTCCCTGACTACAGCACGGCCACGCTCCGCATCTTGGCCAGCATGCCCAGTCGCACCATTG GCCGCAGCCGAGGCGCCATCCTCTCCCAGTACTACAACCGCACGGTGAGGCTGCGGCGCAGGGGCAGCCGGCCCCCTCTGGGGGGTGTGGGGCGCTCCGCCCGGCCCAGCCTCCGCCTCTACGACCTGGAGCTGGACCCCACGGCCTTCCAGGAGGAGG AGAAGCGGACTCTCCTGGTGAAGGAGCTTCAGGGCCTGACAGTGACCCAGCGGGACCACATGCTCCGCGGGATGCCCTTGAGTCTGGCTGAGAAACGCTCCCTGCG GGAGGAGAGCTGGACCCAGAGCGGGAAGCAGAGGGGCCCGCAGGGCCGTCGAGGGCTCCTGCCCTGCTGTAGCCGGCTCCGATATGCCTGTGGCCTG GGCCGCTTCTCCCACTCCGTCATGTACTACGGCTACTACAGTAATACCACGCTGAACCAGCTGTGTGGCCCCCCACTGGATGGCAGCCAGTGCACCCCTGAGGCGGGGGGCCTGCCCTACAACATGCCCCTGGCTTACCTCTTCACCATGGGCATGTCCTTCTTTATCACCTGCATCACCCTGGTGTACAG CATGTCCCGCTCTTTTGGGGAGAGCTACCGGGTGGGCAGCACCTCGGGGGTCCACGCCATCACCGTTTTCTGCTCCTGGGACTACAAGGTGACTCAGAAATGGCCCTCGCGTCTGCAGCAGGACAACATCCGAACCCAGCTGAAG GAGCTGCTGGCTGAGTGGCAGCTGCAGCAGGGCCCACGGAGCGTGTGGGGGCGCCTGCGGCAGGTGGCTATCCTGGGGTTCGTGTGGCTGCTGTGCCTGGGGACCACGCTGGGCTGCACTTTGGCCGTCTACGCCTTCTCTGAGCTCATGATCAAG AACCCAGTGTCTGCTGAGCGGGAGTGGGAGCTGCTGGCCCTGCCCCTGGTGGTCTGCCTCCTCAACCTGGGGGCCCCCTACCTGTACCGTGGCCTGGCCGCCCTGGAGCGGCACGACTCCCCCATACTGGAGGTATACGTGGCCATCTGCAGGTGTGTGACCCGGTGGGGCAGGTGGGCCTTCCTGGGCCAAGGCCTCTGTCTCCCAGGTGCCCCTCCCTCGGCCTCCACACCTCTCGTCCTCCGCAGGAACCTCATCCTAAAGATGGTCATCCTAGGGATTCTTTGCTACCATTGGCTGGGCCGCAGGGTGGGCGCCCTGAAGGGCCAG TGCTGGGAGAACTTCGTGGGCCAGGAGCTGTACCGGCTCATGGTGATGGACTTCGTCTTCACGCTGCTGGACACGCTTTTCGGGGAGCTGGTGTGGAG GTTCATCTCTGAGAAGCAGCGTAAGAAGCGGGGGAAGCCAGAGTTCGACATTGCCCGCAATGTTCTAGAACTGATTTACGGGCAGACGCTGACCTG gctgggggtcCTCTTCTCGCCCCTCCTCCCTGCCATGCAGATCATGAAGCTGCTGGTCCTCTTCTATGTCAAGAAG ACGAGCCTGATGGCCAACTGCCGGGCGCCCCGCAGGCCCTGGCTGGCTTCCCACATGAGCACCGTCTTCGTGTCGCTGCTCTgcttcccctccttcctgggcGCTGCCGTCTTCCTCTGCTACGCCATCTGGCA agTGAGGCCCTCGAGCATCTGCGGCCCCTTCCGGACCCTGGACACCATGTATGAGGCGGGCAAGGTGTGGGTGCGCCACCTGGAGAAGGCGGGCCCCAGGGTCTCCTGGCTGCCCTGGATCCACCGGTACCTGGTGGAGAACACCTTCCCCATCTACCTGGTGTCGGCTCTGCTGCT GGCTGTGATCTACCTCAACATCCAGGTGGTGAAGGGCCAGCGCAAGGTCATCTGCCTCCTCAAGGAGCAGATCAGCAAC GAAGGGGAAGACAAAATCTTCTTAATCAACAAGCTTCACTCTGTCTacgaggggaaggagaggagcag GGTTGGGAGAGCCCAGGAGGCCGAGGTGCCCCCAACATTGCCTGCAGATGAGCGGGACGCCCGGTAG
- the TMC6 gene encoding transmembrane channel-like protein 6 isoform X4: MAQPPAFVFNVPETPEDQGQDPSPYDESEVHDSFHQLIQEQSLRAAEEGLELRVLPQREPGPETLGASGSGHQALLGPEGVPDYSTATLRILASMPSRTIGRSRGAILSQYYNRTVRLRRRGSRPPLGGVGRSARPSLRLYDLELDPTAFQEEEKRTLLVKELQGLTVTQRDHMLRGMPLSLAEKRSLREESWTQSGKQRGPQGRRGLLPCCSRLRYACGLALHSLGLALLSALQALTPWRYALKQIGGQFGSSVLSYFLFLKTLLAFNALLLLPLLAFIVGVQAAFPPAPAGSVPTFTGLELLTGGGRFSHSVMYYGYYSNTTLNQLCGPPLDGSQCTPEAGGLPYNMPLAYLFTMGMSFFITCITLVYSMSRSFGESYRVGSTSGVHAITVFCSWDYKVTQKWPSRLQQDNIRTQLKELLAEWQLQQGPRSVWGRLRQVAILGFVWLLCLGTTLGCTLAVYAFSELMIKNPVSAEREWELLALPLVVCLLNLGAPYLYRGLAALERHDSPILEVYVAICRNLILKMVILGILCYHWLGRRVGALKGQCWENFVGQELYRLMVMDFVFTLLDTLFGELVWRFISEKQRKKRGKPEFDIARNVLELIYGQTLTWLGVLFSPLLPAMQIMKLLVLFYVKKTSLMANCRAPRRPWLASHMSTVFVSLLCFPSFLGAAVFLCYAIWQVRPSSICGPFRTLDTMYEAGKVWVRHLEKAGPRVSWLPWIHRYLVENTFPIYLVSALLLAVIYLNIQVVKGQRKVICLLKEQISNEGEDKIFLINKLHSVYEGKERSRVGRAQEAEVPPTLPADERDAR, translated from the exons ATGGCCCAGCCGCCAGCCTTTGTCTTCAACGTCCCGGAGACCCCAGAGGACCAGGG CCAGGACCCCAGCCCCTATGATGAGAGCGAAGTGCACGACTCCTTCCACCAGCTCATTCAGGAGCAGAGCCTGCGGGCGGCTGAGGAGGGTCTGGAATTACGGGTCCTCCCCCAGAGGGAGCCGGGGCCCGAAACCCTGGGGGCCTCAG GCAGTGGCCACCAGGCCCTCCTGGGGCCCGAGGGTGTCCCTGACTACAGCACGGCCACGCTCCGCATCTTGGCCAGCATGCCCAGTCGCACCATTG GCCGCAGCCGAGGCGCCATCCTCTCCCAGTACTACAACCGCACGGTGAGGCTGCGGCGCAGGGGCAGCCGGCCCCCTCTGGGGGGTGTGGGGCGCTCCGCCCGGCCCAGCCTCCGCCTCTACGACCTGGAGCTGGACCCCACGGCCTTCCAGGAGGAGG AGAAGCGGACTCTCCTGGTGAAGGAGCTTCAGGGCCTGACAGTGACCCAGCGGGACCACATGCTCCGCGGGATGCCCTTGAGTCTGGCTGAGAAACGCTCCCTGCG GGAGGAGAGCTGGACCCAGAGCGGGAAGCAGAGGGGCCCGCAGGGCCGTCGAGGGCTCCTGCCCTGCTGTAGCCGGCTCCGATATGCCTGTGGCCTG GCCTtgcacagcctggggctggcgCTGCTCTCAGCGCTGCAGGCCCTGACGCCGTGGCGCTACGCCCTGAAGCAGATCGGGGGCCAGTTCGGCTCTAGCGTGCTGTCCTACTTCCTCTTCCTCAAGACCCTGCTGGCCTTCAACgccctcctgctgctgccgctgctggcCTTCATCGTGGGCGTGCAGGCCGCCTTCCCGCCAGCCCCCGCGGGCTCTGTCCCCACCTTCACGGGCCTGGAGCTCCTCACTGGTGGG GGCCGCTTCTCCCACTCCGTCATGTACTACGGCTACTACAGTAATACCACGCTGAACCAGCTGTGTGGCCCCCCACTGGATGGCAGCCAGTGCACCCCTGAGGCGGGGGGCCTGCCCTACAACATGCCCCTGGCTTACCTCTTCACCATGGGCATGTCCTTCTTTATCACCTGCATCACCCTGGTGTACAG CATGTCCCGCTCTTTTGGGGAGAGCTACCGGGTGGGCAGCACCTCGGGGGTCCACGCCATCACCGTTTTCTGCTCCTGGGACTACAAGGTGACTCAGAAATGGCCCTCGCGTCTGCAGCAGGACAACATCCGAACCCAGCTGAAG GAGCTGCTGGCTGAGTGGCAGCTGCAGCAGGGCCCACGGAGCGTGTGGGGGCGCCTGCGGCAGGTGGCTATCCTGGGGTTCGTGTGGCTGCTGTGCCTGGGGACCACGCTGGGCTGCACTTTGGCCGTCTACGCCTTCTCTGAGCTCATGATCAAG AACCCAGTGTCTGCTGAGCGGGAGTGGGAGCTGCTGGCCCTGCCCCTGGTGGTCTGCCTCCTCAACCTGGGGGCCCCCTACCTGTACCGTGGCCTGGCCGCCCTGGAGCGGCACGACTCCCCCATACTGGAGGTATACGTGGCCATCTGCAG GAACCTCATCCTAAAGATGGTCATCCTAGGGATTCTTTGCTACCATTGGCTGGGCCGCAGGGTGGGCGCCCTGAAGGGCCAG TGCTGGGAGAACTTCGTGGGCCAGGAGCTGTACCGGCTCATGGTGATGGACTTCGTCTTCACGCTGCTGGACACGCTTTTCGGGGAGCTGGTGTGGAG GTTCATCTCTGAGAAGCAGCGTAAGAAGCGGGGGAAGCCAGAGTTCGACATTGCCCGCAATGTTCTAGAACTGATTTACGGGCAGACGCTGACCTG gctgggggtcCTCTTCTCGCCCCTCCTCCCTGCCATGCAGATCATGAAGCTGCTGGTCCTCTTCTATGTCAAGAAG ACGAGCCTGATGGCCAACTGCCGGGCGCCCCGCAGGCCCTGGCTGGCTTCCCACATGAGCACCGTCTTCGTGTCGCTGCTCTgcttcccctccttcctgggcGCTGCCGTCTTCCTCTGCTACGCCATCTGGCA agTGAGGCCCTCGAGCATCTGCGGCCCCTTCCGGACCCTGGACACCATGTATGAGGCGGGCAAGGTGTGGGTGCGCCACCTGGAGAAGGCGGGCCCCAGGGTCTCCTGGCTGCCCTGGATCCACCGGTACCTGGTGGAGAACACCTTCCCCATCTACCTGGTGTCGGCTCTGCTGCT GGCTGTGATCTACCTCAACATCCAGGTGGTGAAGGGCCAGCGCAAGGTCATCTGCCTCCTCAAGGAGCAGATCAGCAAC GAAGGGGAAGACAAAATCTTCTTAATCAACAAGCTTCACTCTGTCTacgaggggaaggagaggagcag GGTTGGGAGAGCCCAGGAGGCCGAGGTGCCCCCAACATTGCCTGCAGATGAGCGGGACGCCCGGTAG